Proteins encoded together in one Henckelia pumila isolate YLH828 unplaced genomic scaffold, ASM3356847v2 CTG_477:::fragment_3, whole genome shotgun sequence window:
- the LOC140872855 gene encoding urea-proton symporter DUR3: MVSKKPLLFNFDGIFSNRAKYSIITSFSPTVFGDSRCKTLEQISMASSLTNCPPFPYSAKYYHVDGGSCVRQTSFFGGKAVLNQGVGYSVILGFGAFFAVFTSFLVWLEKRYVGSRHTSEWFNTAGRNVKTGLIASVIVSQWTWAATILQSSNVAWEYGISGPFWYASGATIQVLLFGVMAIEIKRKAPHAHTVCEIVKARWGTAAHMVFLTFCFMTNIIVTAMLLLGGSAVVNALTGVNIYAASFLIPLGVIVYTLAGGLKATFLASYIHSVIVHLVLVIFVYLVYVSSSELGSPTVVYNRLLQAASKTRSCQDPISHIGQACGPVSGNYKGSFVTMLSSGGLVFGIINIVGNFGTVFVDNGYWVSAIAARPSSTHKGYLLGGLVWFAVPFSLATSLGLGALALDLPITASEASHGLVPPATAIALMGKGGSILLLTMLFMAVTSAGSSELIAVSSLCTYDIYRTYINPNASGKQILRVSRSIVLAFGCFMGILAVILNKAGVSLGWMYLAMGVFIGSAVIPIAFMLLWKKANAFGAILGTITGCLLGIITWLTVTKVEYGRVNLETTGRNAPMLAGNLVSILVGGVVHAVCSFIRPQDYDWESTKQITVVEKEKSELSIEEFKEEKLIRAKRWIIKWGVGFTLVIVVLWPILTLPAGQFNKGYFRFWAVIAIVWGTIASIVIIALPLVESWETIQSVMLGMFTNDRMMEKIEELNLKLQTIVSLLPDAERMYLLEKERAKKKEASELEIQVVPE, from the exons ATGGTTTCTAAAAAACCGTTGCTCTTTAATTTTGACGGAATTTTCTCAAACCGTGCTAAATACTCTATAATTACCTCGTTCTCACCCACGGTTTTCGGCGATTCTCGATGCAAG ACGCTTGAGCAGATTTCCATGGCTTCTTCTCTCACAAACTGCCCACCATTCCCATATTCAGCCAAGTATTATCATGTAGATGGTGGCAGTTGTGTGAGGCAAACCAGTTTCTTCGGGGGAAAAGCTGTGCTCAATCAAGGTGTTGGATATTCTGTGATTCTTGGATTTGGAGCTTTTTTCGCAGTCTTCACCTCTTTCTTG GTGTGGCTGGAAAAGAGATATGTTGGGTCCCGGCATACATCCGAATGGTTCAATACAGCAGGAAGAAATGTTAAAACAGGACTCATTGCCAGTGTGATTGTGTCTCAG TGGACTTGGGCTGCTACCATTTTGCAAAGTTCTAATGTTGCTTGGGAATATGGAATCAGTGGTCCTTTCTGGTATGCAAGTGGAGCTACTATACAG GTGCTTTTGTTTGGTGTGATGGCCATTGAGATAAAAAGAAAAGCTCCTCATGCTCATACAGTTTGTGAAATCGTCAAAGCAAG ATGGGGAACTGCGGCTCATATGGTCTTTTTAACATTCTGCTTCATGACAAACATTATCGTAACGGCCATGCTTTTACTCGGTGGATCGGCAGTGGTGAATGCTCTCACAGGGGTCAACATATATGCTGCAAGTTTTCTTATACCTCTTGGTGTGATTGTGTACACACTTGCAGGAGGGCTAAAAGCCACTTTCTTGGCGAGTTACATTCATTCTGTAATAG TGCATCTGGTCTTGGTCATCTTTGTATACCTGGTATATGTCTCGAGCAGCGAACTTGGCAGCCCAACCGTTGTATACAATCGTTTGCTTCAGGCTGCAAGTAAAACACGTAGTTGTCAAGATCCGATTTCTCATATCGGGCAAGCCTGTGGTCCAGTCAGTGGGAACTACAAAGGATCTTTTGTCACAATGCTGAGTTCTGGGGGCCTTGTCTTCGGAATTATCAATATCGTGGGAAATTTTGGCACTGTGTTTGTTGATAAT GGATATTGGGTCAGTGCCATTGCTGCAAGACCATCGTCGACACACAAGGGATACTTACTGGGAGGGCTGGTTTGGTTTGCAGTTCCATTTTCTTTGGCAACCTCACTTGGTCTCGGAGCATTAGCCCTCGATCTGCCAATCACTGCAAGTGAGGCAAGCCATGGACTTGTCCCTCCGGCCACAGCTATCGCTTTGATGGGAAAAGGAGGATCTATTCTTCTGCTGACAATGCTTTTTAT GGCTGTGACGTCTGCCGGTTCCTCTGAGCTTATTGCAGTCTCTTCACTATGTACGTACGACATCTATCGTACATACATCAATCCAAATGCGAGTGGGAAACAGATCCTAAGAGTGTCGAGGAGTATCGTTCTAGCCTTTGGTTGTTTCATGGGAATTTTAGCTGTGATCTTGAACAAGGCCGGAGTTTCTCTCGGATGGATGTATCTAGCAATGGGAGTCTTCATTGGTTCGGCGGTGATCCCCATAGCCTTTATGCTTCTATGGAAGAAAGCTAACGCATTTGGCGCCATCCTTGGAACAATTACTGGTTGTTTACTTGGAATCATAACTTGGTTAACAGTCACTAAAGTCGAGTATGGGAGAGTGAATCTGGAGACAACCGGGAGAAATGCGCCTATGCTGGCTGGAAATTTGGTTTCTATTCTTGTTGGTGGAGTTGTTCATGCTGTATGTAGTTTTATTCGGCCTCAAGATTATGATTGGGAGAGCACTAAACAGATCACTGTGGTCGAAAAGGAGAAAAGCGAATTGTCGATTGAAGAGTTTAAGGAGGAAAAGTTGATCAGAGCAAAAAGATGGATAATAAAATGGGGTGTTGGCTTCACTttagttattgttgtattgtggCCTATTCTTACTCTTCCAGCAG GGCAATTCAACAAGGGATATTTCAGATTCTGGGCAGTCATAGCTATAGTATGGGGTACTATTGCTTCGATAGTCATCATCGCTCTACCTCTCGTAGAAAGCTGGGAAACGATTCAAAGCGTGATGCTGGGGATGTTCACGAATGACAGGATGATGGAAAAGATCGAAGAGTTGAATCTCAAGCTTCAGACCATCGTGTCTTTGTTGCCTGATGCAGAGAGAATGTACTTGCTAGAGAAGGAGAGGGCGAAGAAGAAAGAAGCGTCGGAACTGGAGATACAAGTTGTTCCGGAATAA